The genomic stretch GGGATTACAACCTCGGACGGCCCGTGTGGTGAAAGACGGCAGGGAAGAGGATATCTTGATCGCCGACCTCCAGGTCGGCGATAAGGTGAGCGTCCGTCCCGGCGAGCAAATTCCGGTGGATGGAGTCATTGTCGGAGGAAATACCTTTATAGATGAGAGCATGATAAGCGGTGAACCTATTCCTGTAGAGAAAAAGCAGGGTGATAAGGTGCTGGCTGGCACTATCAATCAGAATGGTGCATTTATTATGACTGCTCAAAAGGTGGGAAAAAATACGGTGTTGGCACAGATTATCCGCATGGTGCAGGAAGCACAGGGGTCTAAAGCTCCGGTCCAGCGTATTGTGGATAAAGTGACAGCGGTTTTTGTTCCTGTTGTTCTTGCTGTGGCTGTTTTTACTTTCTTTATTTGGATAGTGGCAGGTGGAGCGGATGACTTTTCCTACGCTATGCTTTCAGCAGTGTCTGTTTTGGTTATTGCCTGTCCGTGTGCCTTGGGACTTGCTACTCCAACTGCATTGATGGTAGGAATTGGTAAAGGGGCCGAATCACATATTTTAATAAAGGATGCAGTAGCTTTGGAGCAGATGCGGAAAGTGGATACAGTGGTACTTGATAAAACGGGTACTGTAACTGAAGGGCGCCCTGTGGTGACCGGCTGGTTGCATGATGCCGGATGGCAGAACGAGCATAAGGGAATTCTGTATGCTGCTGAATTGAAATCGGAACATCCGTTGGCTTTGGCTATTGTCGAGGCTTTGAAAAAGGAAGGTGAGAAGCCGGCAATCATTGATTCTTTTGAGAGCCGGACAGGACGGGGGATTGTGGTGACCCGTGGAAATAAAACTTTTTGGGCAGGAAGCCATCGGTTACTGAAAGATTTTGGAGCGGGAATTTCCGACTTGTTGAAAGGGATGGTGGAGGATTATGAGAAGAGTGGCAAGAGTTTGGTCTATTTTGGCGAGGGAAATACATTGCTGGCGGTTATCGCTATTAGTGATAAAATAAAAGATACTTCCAGACAAGCGGTCAAACAATTGAAGGAGAGTGGAAAGTATATTGTATTGTTGACCGGTGACGGTCATCTTACTGCACAGAATGTGGCCGGAGAAATTGATGCGAATCGTTTTATTTCGGATGCTTTGCCGGCCGATAAGGAGAATGTTATTAAAGAGTTACAGGCTGAAGGAAGAGTCGTAGCTATGGTAGGCGATGGCATTAATGACTCGCAGGCGTTGGCCCGTGCCAATGTAAGTATTGCGATGGGTAAAGGTACAGATATTGCCATGGATGTAGCGATGGTTACGTTAATGACTTCGGATTTGTTGTTGTTACCCAAAGCTTTTAAGCTTTCCTATAAAACTGTACGGTTGATCCATCAGAATCTTTTTTGGGCATTTATCTATAATTTGATAGGCATTCCAGTGGCGGCAGGTATTCTGTTCCCACTATATGGTATTTTGCTTAACCCGATGATTGCCAGTGCTGCCATGGCATGTAGTTCTGTCAGTGTAGTGTTGAACAGCTTGAGTCTGAATTGGAGAAAGTTGTGATTGAATTAAAAATAAATAAAAAAGCAGCCGTGCGGAGATTTTGTTTTGCATGGCTGCTTTTCATTTTTCCATTTTTTAGTTTATAATTTAAAAAGGATTGTTTCTCCCTCTTTGTACTTCTATTCGTATTCCGAAGTTCCCATTTTCTGATTTCATTTCGAAAGCTCCATTGAAATTATTTCTTTCCCAAGGCAATGCGCTTGGATTTCGTACTTTGTTCCCGTCAGCGTCATATTCACCGTATGTGGTTATGTGTAATCCGTTTTTCAATTTAAAGGTTGCACTTTGTAAGGTAGGAGGCATTGACATTGTTCCGAATCCATAGATTCCCATTCCCGGATACATGGGGGTAAAT from Phocaeicola dorei encodes the following:
- a CDS encoding heavy metal translocating P-type ATPase; protein product: MNDMTKKLYPVTGMHCAACAGNVEKIVRKQEGVENASVNLATATLTVTYNPDIVSPQQLKEAVMKIGFDLIIDEDNSVQEQEEAEQSYYGLLKRKTIVAWIFALPVAVLGMFLMNVPGVNWWMLLLSLPVILYSGRSFYMNAWKQTLQRTSNMDTLVALSTSIAFLFSLFNTFYPEFWYSRGLEPHVYYEAATVIIAFVLVGKLMEEKAKGKTSTAIRKLMGLQPRTARVVKDGREEDILIADLQVGDKVSVRPGEQIPVDGVIVGGNTFIDESMISGEPIPVEKKQGDKVLAGTINQNGAFIMTAQKVGKNTVLAQIIRMVQEAQGSKAPVQRIVDKVTAVFVPVVLAVAVFTFFIWIVAGGADDFSYAMLSAVSVLVIACPCALGLATPTALMVGIGKGAESHILIKDAVALEQMRKVDTVVLDKTGTVTEGRPVVTGWLHDAGWQNEHKGILYAAELKSEHPLALAIVEALKKEGEKPAIIDSFESRTGRGIVVTRGNKTFWAGSHRLLKDFGAGISDLLKGMVEDYEKSGKSLVYFGEGNTLLAVIAISDKIKDTSRQAVKQLKESGKYIVLLTGDGHLTAQNVAGEIDANRFISDALPADKENVIKELQAEGRVVAMVGDGINDSQALARANVSIAMGKGTDIAMDVAMVTLMTSDLLLLPKAFKLSYKTVRLIHQNLFWAFIYNLIGIPVAAGILFPLYGILLNPMIASAAMACSSVSVVLNSLSLNWRKL